In the Penaeus chinensis breed Huanghai No. 1 chromosome 31, ASM1920278v2, whole genome shotgun sequence genome, one interval contains:
- the LOC125041756 gene encoding tubulin alpha-1 chain — MRECISIHLGQAGVQMGNACWELYCLEHGIQPDGQMPSDKTIGVNDDSFNTFFSETGSGKHVPRAVFVDLEPSVVDEVRTGVYRQLFHPEQLITGKEDAANNYARGHYTIGKEIVDVVLDRIRKLADQCTGLQGFLIFHSFGGGTGSGFTSLLMERLSVDYGKKSKLEFAIYPAPQVATAVVEPYNSILTTHTTLEHSDCAFMVDNEAIYDICRRNLDIERPSYTNLNRLIGQIVSSITASLRFDGALNVDLTEFQTNLVPYPRIHFPLVTYAPVISAEKAYHEQLSVSEITNACFEPANQMVKCDPRHGKYMACCLLYRGDVVPKDVNAAIASIKTKRTIQFVDWCPTGFKVGINYQPPTVVPGGDLAKVSRAVCMLSNTTAIAEAWARLDHKFDLMYAKRAFVHWYVGEGMEEGEFTEAREDLAALEKDYEEVGMDSAEGEEEGDGDEY, encoded by the exons ATG CGTGAGTGCATCTCAATCCACTTGGGTCAGGCTGGTGTCCAGATGGGCAATGCCTGCTGGGAGCTTTACTGCCTCGAGCATGGCATCCAGCCTGATGGTCAGATGCCCTCTGACAAGACTATTGGTGTCAATGATGACTCCTTCAACACCTTCTTCAGCGAGACCGGTTCAGGCAAGCATGTACCAAGAGCTGTCTTTGTGGACTTGGAACCATCTGTTGTTG ATGAGGTGCGCACTGGTGTCTACCGTCAGCTGTTTCATCCTGAGCAGTTGATTACTGGTAAGGAGGATGCTGCTAACAACTATGCTCGTGGACACTACACCATTGGCAAAGAGATTGTAGATGTTGTGCTAGACCGTATCCGCAAGTTGGCAGACCAGTGCACAGGACTTCAG GGCTTCTTGATCTTCCATTCCTTTGGTGGAGGTACTGGCTCAGGCTTCACCTCACTCCTGATGGAACGTTTGTCTGTTGACTATGGAAAGAAGAGCAAGTTGGAGTTTGCCATCTACCCTGCACCTCAG GTTGCTACAGCTGTAGTTGAGCCATACAACTCTATCCTGACAACCCACACTACACTTGAACACTCAGACTGTGCCTTCATGGTTGACAACGAAGCCATCTATGATATTTGCCGCAGGAACCTTGACATTGAGCGTCCATCTTACACCAATCTTAACCGCCTTATTGGACAGATCGTCTCCTCAATCACTGCTTCCCTCAGATTCGATGGAGCACTGAATGTAGACTTAACTGAGTTCCAGACCAACTTGGTGCCTTACCCTAGGATTCACTTCCCTCTCGTCACCTACGCCCCAGTAATCTCTGCTGAGAAGGCTTACCATGAACAGCTCTCTGTATCTGAGATCACCAATGCATGCTTTGAGCCAGCCAACCAGATGGTGAAATGCGATCCCCGACATGGCAAGTACATGGCTTGCTGCCTCCTCTACCGTGGAGATGTTGTCCCCAAGGATGTCAATGCTGCAATTGCTTCCATCAAGACCAAGCGCACCATCCAGTTTGTGGATTGGTGTCCAACTGGCTTCAAGGTTGGCATCAACTATCAGCCTCCAACTGTTGTGCCAGGAGGTGACTTGGCTAAGGTGTCTCGTGCTGTGTGCATGTTGTCTAACACCACTGCCATTGCTGAGGCTTGGGCTCGTCTGGATCATAAGTTTGATCTGATGTATGCCAAGCGTGCTTTTGTGCACTGGTATGTTGGAGAGGGCATGGAAGAGGGAGAGTTCACTGAGGCTCGTGAGGATCTGGCTGCTCTTGAGAAGGATTACGAAGAGGTTGGTATGGATTCTgctgagggtgaggaagagggagatggtgatgagTATTAA